In a genomic window of Acidobacteriota bacterium:
- a CDS encoding enoyl-CoA hydratase/isomerase family protein, which translates to MSPDSGSSSSGVTWTIDAAGRATILFDTPGQKVNLIDPDVLTAVGEAIAYFMRRGDVKSLVIASAKPGTFVAGVDVKQVPSVKSVEEGRRKAIIGQNVWNAIAAAPFPTAAAIAGACLGGGLELALACNLRVAADADEVQIGLPEVRLGIVPGWGGTQRLPRLVGLPLALQMILTGRSLSAREAKRARLVDAVVPAERVLAAARELLARGKRRRSLGAGQRLLFRAPFRHFILSRAAASARKATGGHYPAPFAAIDAIGWGLAHGIAEGLAREADLVGGLVTGPVSRNLVRVFLAMRAGEEDAPGSTPVAAPRSIGILGAGVMGGAIAAVAAGRGLAVRLRDVAAPPLARGLGEAHSILSGRGSRRRPKEWTIARFHRISPSLTLDGFEAADFVLEAVVEDLEIKRAVLADLEPRVSDACVLATNTSSLSVADIGARLARPDRFVGLHFFNPADRMPLVEIVRGPATSPHTVAVARALAKKMGKTPVVVSDAPGFVVNRLLMPYLAESLQLLAAGGDVVAIDRALERFGMPMGPFALLDQIGLDVAAKVSKVLSAAFGDHLPEDHALAVLAGAGSLGVKSGAGFYAYASGKRRGVREAAVSAVRGTGGAAGAVPGADAAVTRLLYPMINEAARILDEGVAPDARTVDVAMILGTGFPPFLGGPLRWADGIGAAGIARALAASGLARLAPCARLSRMAADGSSFHAGG; encoded by the coding sequence ATGAGCCCGGATTCCGGTTCCTCCAGCTCGGGGGTCACCTGGACGATTGACGCGGCCGGGCGCGCCACGATCCTGTTCGACACGCCGGGCCAGAAGGTGAACCTCATCGACCCCGACGTCCTCACCGCCGTCGGCGAGGCGATCGCCTATTTCATGCGGCGCGGCGACGTGAAGAGCCTCGTCATCGCGAGCGCGAAGCCGGGCACCTTCGTCGCGGGCGTCGACGTGAAGCAGGTCCCGTCGGTCAAGTCGGTCGAGGAGGGTCGCCGGAAAGCGATCATCGGGCAGAACGTCTGGAACGCCATCGCCGCCGCCCCCTTCCCGACGGCCGCGGCGATCGCGGGGGCCTGCCTCGGCGGCGGCCTCGAGCTGGCTCTGGCCTGCAACCTCCGCGTCGCCGCCGACGCCGACGAGGTCCAGATCGGCCTCCCCGAAGTGCGCCTCGGCATCGTCCCCGGCTGGGGCGGGACGCAGCGCCTCCCCCGGCTCGTCGGCCTCCCACTGGCGCTCCAGATGATCCTCACCGGACGAAGCCTCTCCGCCCGCGAGGCGAAGCGCGCGCGCCTCGTCGACGCCGTCGTCCCCGCCGAGCGCGTCCTCGCCGCCGCCCGCGAGCTTCTCGCCCGCGGGAAGCGGCGGCGTTCCCTCGGCGCGGGGCAGCGCCTTCTTTTCCGGGCGCCGTTCCGACACTTCATCCTCTCGCGCGCCGCCGCCTCGGCGCGGAAGGCGACCGGCGGCCACTACCCGGCCCCCTTCGCCGCCATCGACGCGATCGGCTGGGGGCTGGCCCACGGCATCGCCGAAGGGCTCGCGCGCGAGGCCGACCTCGTCGGCGGGCTCGTGACGGGGCCGGTCAGCCGGAACCTGGTGCGCGTCTTCCTCGCGATGCGCGCCGGCGAAGAGGACGCTCCGGGCTCGACGCCCGTCGCCGCCCCCCGATCGATCGGAATCCTCGGCGCGGGGGTCATGGGCGGCGCGATCGCCGCCGTCGCCGCCGGGCGAGGCCTCGCGGTGCGCCTCCGGGACGTCGCCGCCCCCCCGCTCGCCCGCGGCCTCGGCGAGGCGCACTCGATCCTCTCCGGCCGCGGCTCGAGGCGCCGGCCGAAGGAGTGGACCATCGCCCGCTTCCACCGGATTTCCCCCTCGCTCACGCTCGACGGCTTCGAGGCGGCCGATTTCGTCCTCGAGGCGGTGGTCGAGGACCTCGAGATCAAGCGCGCCGTCCTCGCCGATCTCGAGCCGCGGGTGAGCGACGCGTGCGTTCTCGCCACGAACACCTCGTCCCTCTCCGTCGCCGACATCGGCGCGCGCCTCGCGCGACCCGACCGGTTCGTCGGCCTCCACTTCTTCAACCCGGCGGACCGGATGCCCCTCGTCGAGATCGTGAGGGGGCCGGCCACCTCCCCCCACACCGTTGCGGTCGCGCGCGCCCTCGCGAAGAAGATGGGAAAGACCCCCGTCGTCGTCTCCGACGCCCCCGGGTTCGTCGTCAACCGGCTGCTGATGCCGTACCTCGCCGAATCGCTCCAACTCCTCGCGGCGGGCGGCGACGTCGTCGCGATCGATCGCGCCCTCGAGCGATTCGGGATGCCGATGGGCCCCTTCGCCCTCCTCGATCAGATCGGCCTCGACGTGGCGGCGAAGGTCTCGAAGGTCCTCTCCGCCGCCTTCGGCGATCACCTCCCCGAGGACCACGCCCTCGCGGTGCTCGCGGGGGCGGGGTCGCTCGGGGTGAAGAGCGGCGCCGGCTTCTACGCCTACGCCTCGGGGAAGAGGCGCGGCGTGCGGGAGGCTGCGGTCTCCGCGGTGCGCGGCACGGGCGGTGCCGCGGGCGCGGTCCCGGGGGCGGACGCCGCCGTCACGCGCCTTCTCTACCCGATGATCAACGAGGCGGCGCGCATCCTCGACGAGGGGGTGGCCCCCGACGCGCGGACGGTGGACGTCGCGATGATCCTCGGGACGGGGTTCCCGCCGTTCCTTGGGGGGCCTCTCCGCTGGGCCGACGGGATCGGAGCGGCCGGGATCGCGCGCGCGCTCGCGGCGTCGGGCCTCGCGAGGCTCGCCCCCTGCGCGCGCCTCTCGCGCATGGCGGCGGACGGGTCGAGCTTCCACGCCGGGGGGTGA
- a CDS encoding sigma-54-dependent Fis family transcriptional regulator yields MKPRLLVIDDEPDIRKTLKMTLEYEGYEVLTASSGNEGLERARVDRPDAILLDIKMPGLDGLEVLERLKGQAGDSAVLMISGHGDIADAVRATRLGAIDFLEKPLEQERLSLAIRNALEQRRLKSEVAQLRRADESRFELVGASRAMVALRGVIKSAAPTNATVLITGESGTGKELVARALHKESPRAETTFIKVNCAAIPEDLIESELFGHERGSFTGASGRQIGKFVQADKGTIFLDEIGDMSARTQAKVLRVLETGEVEPVGAARVIVVNVRVIAATNKDLAAEIRKGTFREDLYFRLKVIPITLPSLRERPEDIPELIGHFVGMYARENNLKPKTLTPAAVSALSRMPWKGNVRELRNTVERILIMTPKETIDAADLPGEAMEAAGGTGMPAPAAFATLREFKEVAEKAFIIAKLEANDWNISKTAKEIDTPRSNLYKKLEQYGLAKEDRDQEGEAAEEPD; encoded by the coding sequence ATGAAGCCACGGCTCCTCGTCATCGACGACGAGCCCGACATCAGAAAAACGCTCAAAATGACCCTCGAGTACGAGGGTTACGAGGTCCTCACCGCCTCGTCTGGGAACGAGGGGCTCGAGCGCGCCCGCGTCGACCGTCCCGACGCCATCCTCCTCGACATCAAGATGCCCGGCCTCGACGGGCTGGAGGTCCTCGAGCGGCTGAAGGGGCAGGCCGGGGACTCCGCGGTGCTGATGATCTCCGGCCACGGGGACATCGCCGACGCGGTGAGAGCGACGCGCCTCGGCGCCATCGACTTCCTCGAGAAGCCCCTCGAGCAGGAGCGGCTCTCCCTCGCCATCCGCAACGCCCTCGAGCAGCGGCGGCTCAAGTCCGAGGTCGCCCAGCTCCGCAGGGCCGACGAGTCGCGCTTCGAGCTGGTGGGCGCGAGCCGCGCGATGGTGGCGCTGAGGGGCGTCATCAAGAGCGCCGCCCCCACCAACGCGACCGTCCTCATCACCGGCGAGAGCGGCACCGGGAAGGAGCTGGTCGCCCGCGCCCTGCACAAGGAGAGCCCGCGGGCCGAGACCACCTTCATCAAGGTGAACTGCGCGGCAATCCCCGAGGATCTCATCGAGAGCGAGCTGTTCGGCCACGAGCGCGGATCGTTCACCGGCGCCTCGGGGCGACAGATCGGGAAGTTCGTCCAGGCGGACAAGGGGACGATCTTCCTCGACGAGATCGGCGACATGAGCGCGCGGACCCAGGCGAAGGTGCTGAGGGTCCTCGAGACCGGTGAGGTCGAGCCCGTCGGCGCGGCGCGCGTGATCGTCGTGAACGTGCGCGTCATCGCCGCGACGAACAAGGACCTCGCCGCCGAGATCCGGAAGGGGACGTTCCGCGAGGATCTCTACTTCCGGCTCAAGGTCATCCCGATCACTCTCCCGTCCCTGCGCGAGCGGCCGGAGGACATCCCCGAGCTCATCGGCCACTTCGTCGGCATGTACGCGCGCGAGAACAACCTCAAGCCGAAGACCCTGACGCCCGCCGCCGTCTCGGCCCTCTCCCGCATGCCGTGGAAGGGGAACGTGCGCGAGCTCAGGAACACCGTCGAGCGGATCCTGATCATGACGCCGAAGGAGACGATCGACGCCGCGGACCTCCCCGGCGAGGCGATGGAGGCCGCGGGCGGCACGGGGATGCCGGCGCCGGCCGCCTTCGCGACGCTCCGCGAGTTCAAGGAGGTCGCCGAGAAGGCGTTCATCATCGCGAAGCTCGAGGCGAACGACTGGAACATCTCGAAGACCGCGAAGGAGATCGACACCCCCCGGAGCAACCTCTACAAGAAGCTCGAGCAGTACGGCCTCGCGAAGGAAGATCGGGATCAGGAGGGCGAGGCGGCGGAGGAGCCGGACTGA
- a CDS encoding Do family serine endopeptidase — translation MAARKLQFVTLTFALTFVVVTLMVAATGAGSASRPETRIPVAAAPDTGTVTPAQRGGSPEIPQARPDAVVVVPSFADIAEKANPAVVNITATEIVRSGDKKKFEGHAPFEFFFPNPDGRPKGDQDEGDPERQDHGGSGFVISDDGYILTNYHVIEDADRVNIRLLSDNHDYVAKVVGADPDTDLAIVKIDSDHKLPTIPLGDSDRMRVGDWVLAIGNPLAYEHTVTVGVVSAKGRKLYAMNRDTSLDNFIQTDAAINRGNSGGPLLNARGEAIGINAAITVSAQGISFAIPINMAKDIMSQLMSKGKVERGFLGVEIRDIDRDLDAEKREYFRLTGKKGAFVELVRPGLPADRAGLRRGDAITTVDGKPLGSSDDLIRMISAKAPGQKVSLGIVRDGKEQTLNAELMDRSTGAVNARLDSEGSPEAPEAPVKTLDKNLGLVLHEISPEIRREYRMGPEIEGLVIVHVTTTSQAWEKGLREGDVITEVNRKSVTDMDSFRAATKEMKTGSLVNLYVVGQGASRFVTLRVEEE, via the coding sequence ATGGCCGCCCGCAAACTGCAGTTCGTCACCCTGACCTTTGCCCTCACCTTCGTGGTCGTCACGCTGATGGTCGCCGCGACGGGGGCCGGAAGCGCCTCGCGCCCGGAGACCCGCATCCCCGTGGCCGCGGCCCCCGATACGGGGACCGTGACCCCGGCGCAGCGCGGAGGCTCCCCGGAGATCCCGCAGGCTCGCCCCGACGCGGTCGTCGTGGTGCCGAGCTTCGCCGACATCGCCGAGAAGGCGAACCCGGCGGTCGTGAACATCACCGCCACCGAGATCGTGCGATCGGGCGACAAGAAGAAGTTCGAGGGGCACGCCCCCTTCGAGTTCTTCTTCCCGAACCCCGACGGCCGGCCCAAGGGAGATCAGGACGAGGGGGACCCGGAGCGGCAGGATCACGGCGGATCGGGCTTCGTCATCAGCGACGACGGCTACATCCTCACCAACTACCACGTCATCGAGGACGCCGACCGGGTCAACATCCGCCTTCTGAGCGACAACCACGACTACGTCGCGAAGGTCGTCGGCGCAGACCCCGACACCGACCTCGCCATCGTCAAGATCGACTCCGACCACAAGCTCCCCACGATCCCCCTGGGCGATTCGGATCGCATGAGGGTGGGCGACTGGGTCCTCGCGATCGGGAACCCCCTCGCATACGAGCACACCGTCACCGTCGGCGTCGTCTCCGCGAAGGGGCGCAAGCTCTACGCGATGAACCGCGACACGTCGCTCGACAACTTCATCCAGACCGACGCCGCCATCAACCGCGGCAACTCCGGCGGCCCGCTCCTGAACGCGCGCGGCGAGGCGATCGGCATCAACGCCGCCATCACCGTCTCCGCCCAGGGGATCTCCTTCGCCATCCCGATCAACATGGCGAAGGACATCATGTCGCAGCTCATGAGCAAGGGTAAGGTGGAGCGCGGCTTCCTCGGCGTGGAGATCCGGGACATCGATCGCGACCTCGACGCCGAGAAGCGCGAGTACTTCCGCCTCACGGGGAAGAAAGGGGCGTTCGTCGAGCTGGTCCGCCCCGGCCTCCCGGCCGACCGCGCGGGCCTGAGACGCGGCGACGCGATCACCACCGTGGACGGGAAGCCCCTGGGCTCGAGCGACGACCTCATCCGCATGATCAGCGCGAAGGCCCCCGGCCAGAAGGTCTCCCTGGGAATCGTCCGCGACGGCAAGGAGCAGACGCTCAACGCCGAGCTGATGGATCGATCCACGGGGGCCGTCAACGCCAGGCTCGACTCCGAGGGGTCGCCCGAGGCGCCCGAGGCGCCCGTGAAGACCCTCGACAAGAACCTCGGCCTCGTGCTGCACGAGATCTCGCCCGAGATCCGCCGCGAGTACCGCATGGGACCCGAGATCGAGGGGCTCGTCATCGTGCACGTGACGACCACGAGCCAGGCGTGGGAGAAGGGGCTGCGGGAAGGCGACGTCATCACCGAGGTGAACCGCAAGTCGGTGACCGACATGGACTCGTTCCGCGCCGCGACGAAAGAGATGAAGACCGGCTCGCTCGTCAACCTGTACGTCGTCGGTCAGGGCGCGTCCCGCTTCGTCACGCTCCGGGTCGAGGAAGAATGA
- a CDS encoding thiolase family protein, translating into MVPHGRHRGARRGRVSVDHRSQEGPHRHLGGEERRPAADRERAPRDGDHRAGGRPGERAAIRLGAARPGARGARAPVRDPGDPGRADREPPPPPGDRRRLRAGRRRGAPRLRAVRADPALHAAAEGVLDRGRRADPHAQDPPPRRRGEAPRGDRVDVPGWAGGPVVIRPLAERPQILAGARTPFVRAFADLARVPAKELAAAAIREAVARSGLAPEDVDAVVVGNVAGPADAPNIARVASLLAGLPESAPAVTVNRNCASGLEAVIHAARLIELGEAEVVVAAGVESMSSIPLFFREEAREIFLAAGRAKSIPARAAILSRLRPRHVSPISGLEIGLTDPCCGLNMGETAEILAAEFQVPREAQDLFALQSHRDAVAAAPKHAEEIAPYFVPGALVAADVGPRPQQTLEALAKLRPVFDRHLGTVTAGNASPLTDGAAALVLATPARAARRARPAAPLGTLRASATVGLSPRRMGLGPAVAIPRALAAAGVTLADVDLFEINEAFAAQVIACLAALASERFCRDELGLPSLFGEIPRSRLNVNGGAVALGHPVGASGARLVLSILMEMRRRQAKLGVVSLCIGGGQGMAAVVEAP; encoded by the coding sequence ATGGTTCCACACGGGCGACATCGGGGCGCTCGACGCGGCCGGGTATCTGTCGATCACCGATCGCAAGAAGGACCTCATCGTCACCTCGGGGGGGAAGAACGTCGCCCCGCAGCCGATCGAGAGCGCGCTCCGCGCGACGGGGATCATCGCGCAGGCGGTCGTCCTGGGGAACGCGCGGCGATTCGTCTCGGCGCTGCTCGTCCCGGAGCGCGAGGCGCTCGCGCGCCTGTGCGAGACCCTGGCGATCCCGGCCGCGCCGATCGAGAGCCTCCTCCCCCGCCCGGAGATCGTCGCCGCCTTCGAGCGGGTCGTCGCCGAGGCGCTCCGCGACTTCGCGCAGTACGAGCAGATCCGGCGCTTCACGCTGCTGCCGAGGGAGTTCTCGATCGAGGACGGCGAGCTGACCCCCACGCTCAAGATCCGCCGCCGCGTCGTCGAGGAGAAGCACCGCGCGGCGATCGAGTCGATGTACCGGGATGGGCCGGCGGGCCCGTCGTGATCCGGCCGCTCGCGGAACGCCCGCAGATCCTCGCCGGCGCCCGCACCCCCTTCGTCCGGGCCTTCGCCGACCTCGCGCGGGTGCCGGCGAAGGAGCTGGCCGCCGCGGCGATCCGCGAGGCGGTGGCGCGATCGGGGCTGGCCCCGGAAGACGTCGACGCCGTCGTGGTGGGAAACGTCGCCGGACCAGCCGACGCCCCGAACATCGCGAGGGTCGCCTCCCTTCTCGCGGGGCTCCCGGAGTCCGCCCCCGCCGTCACCGTCAACCGGAACTGCGCCTCGGGGCTCGAGGCGGTGATCCACGCCGCCCGTCTGATCGAGCTCGGCGAGGCCGAGGTCGTCGTCGCGGCCGGCGTCGAGTCGATGTCGTCGATCCCTCTCTTCTTCCGCGAGGAGGCGCGGGAGATCTTCCTCGCGGCCGGGCGCGCGAAGTCGATCCCGGCGCGCGCCGCGATCCTCTCGCGACTGAGGCCGCGCCACGTCAGCCCGATCTCGGGGCTCGAGATCGGCCTCACCGATCCGTGCTGCGGGCTCAACATGGGGGAGACCGCCGAGATCCTCGCCGCCGAGTTCCAGGTCCCTCGCGAGGCGCAGGATCTCTTCGCCCTCCAGAGCCACCGCGACGCCGTCGCCGCCGCGCCGAAGCACGCCGAGGAGATCGCGCCGTACTTCGTCCCCGGAGCGCTCGTCGCGGCCGACGTCGGCCCTCGCCCCCAGCAGACCCTCGAGGCCCTGGCGAAGCTCAGACCGGTCTTCGATCGGCACCTCGGCACCGTCACCGCCGGGAACGCCTCGCCGCTCACCGACGGCGCCGCCGCCCTCGTCCTCGCAACCCCGGCGCGCGCCGCCCGGCGCGCGCGCCCCGCGGCGCCCCTCGGCACCCTTCGCGCCTCCGCGACCGTGGGCCTCTCGCCGCGGAGAATGGGCCTCGGCCCCGCCGTCGCGATCCCGCGCGCCCTGGCGGCCGCGGGAGTGACGCTCGCCGACGTCGATCTCTTCGAGATCAACGAGGCTTTCGCCGCGCAGGTGATCGCGTGCCTCGCCGCCCTCGCCTCGGAACGCTTCTGCCGCGACGAGCTCGGCCTCCCGTCGCTCTTTGGCGAGATCCCGCGCTCGCGGCTGAACGTGAACGGCGGGGCGGTCGCGCTCGGCCATCCCGTCGGCGCCTCGGGGGCGAGGCTCGTCCTCTCGATCCTGATGGAGATGCGACGGCGCCAGGCGAAGCTCGGCGTCGTCTCCCTCTGCATCGGCGGCGGTCAGGGGATGGCCGCGGTGGTGGAAGCGCCATGA